Proteins encoded within one genomic window of Rhinoderma darwinii isolate aRhiDar2 chromosome 5, aRhiDar2.hap1, whole genome shotgun sequence:
- the LOC142652384 gene encoding uncharacterized protein LOC142652384 isoform X2: MLRKVKKGLKLDKSSSLTRAEKNIWAADDESEERLQREGRQFSDHLINPVITDVPDFKERLSGELVFLKTSQIVHGIFSELIKKEKIGQKREKIIEFRRAPLITVLAVISRQQDSFLAEELLWIDYNPLMDEFMPRRMWPVSKIKMATKQLHQLYQIVSVETEGEHLFHVHSPKGERDKTFLQWEYIIHHINQQEPFHLDDILSADTRSMDWKFNEKIHNIDPECWIEEENIKRRGWLRMSDDVRYWWKVAKSKISGKKVTQEKSRESKERPENIKEPSSSSSSQPESSDPEPTVQDDLTELVLKEVEDPKENINLLRSEEQDLRERIIEVQNGQIVRPRSNLGLTYDNDYTTTWRLSGWWEMISL; the protein is encoded by the exons GGCCGCCGATGACGAATCGGAAGAACGCCTCCAAAGGGAAGGCAGACAGTTCAGTGACCATCTTATAAACCCAGTGATCACCGATGTCCCTGACTTTAAGGAGAGATTATCTGGAGAACTGGTCTTCCTGAAAACATCCCAGATCGTCCATGGAATCTTCTCTGAG CTGATTAAAAAAGAGAAGATCGGACAAAAGAGGGAGAAAATTATCGAGTTTAGGAGAGCGCCTCTAATAACAGTGCTGGCTGTAATATCAAGGCAGCAGGATTCATTTCTGGCGGAGGAACTCCTATGGATAGATTACAACCCTCTAATGGATGAATTCATGCCTAGAAG GATGTGGCCGGTGTCCAAAATCAAGATGGCCACAAAACAGCTTCACCAATTATATCAAATTGTGTCTGTGGAAACTGAAGGAGAACATTTATTTCATGTTCATTCCCCAAAAGGAGAACGTGACAAAACCTTCCTTCAGTGGGAATATATAATCCATCACATCAACCAGCAGGAACCT TTTCATCTTGATGACATATTATCTGCAGATACAAG GTCAATGGATTGGAAATTCAATGAAAAGATCCATAATATCGATCCTGAATGCTGgatagaagaggagaatataAAGAGAA GGGGCTGGCTAAGAATGAGTGATGATGTCAGATATTGGTGGAAAGTTGCTAAATCTAAAATCTCTGGAAAGAAAGTCACTCAAGAAAAAAGTAGAGAGAGCAAAGAAAGACCAGAAAACATTAAagaaccctcctcttcttcatcatctcAACCAGAGAGCTCAGACCCAGAGCCCACCGTGCAGGATGACCTTACAGAGCTAGTCCTGAAAGAGGTAGAAGATCCTAAGGAAAACATCAACTTATTAAGATCTGAGGAGCAGGACCTGAGAGAGAGGATCATAGAAGTGCAGAATGGACAGATTGTGAGACCACGCTCAAATCTCGGGTTAACATATGACAATGATTATACAACAACTTGGAGACTATCTGGCTGGTGGGAAATGATCAGCCTATAA